From a single Natronorubrum tibetense GA33 genomic region:
- a CDS encoding ABC transporter permease subunit — protein sequence MGAESSTDADEPARAGLKSNTKWYALGYPLFWLVAVFLVPLAMLVVFSFYVNIPGGSYRPGVTLENYARFLDVSATLGWPPVETNLYLRQLWLTIEISLVTAFASLLLGYPIAYYLARMNRPWLRSLLLITIISSLWVTYVIRAYAWQVILASGGVLSSIGVRTGLLAEPQSFYPGYWGLVVGMVYVFLPFMILTLYSSIRNIDGELLEASKNLGAGPVTTFRRVTLPLSKNGITSGMALVFILALGAYVMPRLLGSSAERTLPVLIEAQIMGEQNYPFAAAMSIGLIVVVLAFLWAMVRFTNVTAASLGGDEVAEPDGGAPDSTAYESSAGTTRVRSTLASVASAVGLTRLLGSAGRGLDSVVTTVDAQTRERVIWTASRLYVIAAMTFIAAPLGIIIAVSVTPEQFLTFPPGGFSMQWYVEFFTDPSWLIALINSLGIAGAAALLSTTIGGTLAFALDRYGYRWSAILGTFGVLPILVPPVIVGVAFLVFFLELGFAGTRAGIIVAHGIFYAPFPFILISQGLDELDRTYEEAAMNLGASPIKTIRTITYPLLRANVISGALFAFILSLNEYIIAWLLSLFLVDTIPIRIFNSLRYGYSPTIAAASVVFIALTVVVMVAIDHLSGGIWE from the coding sequence ATGGGGGCGGAATCATCGACTGACGCCGACGAGCCGGCACGTGCGGGACTGAAGTCGAACACCAAGTGGTACGCGCTGGGCTACCCGCTGTTCTGGCTCGTCGCCGTCTTTCTGGTGCCGCTCGCGATGCTCGTCGTCTTTAGCTTCTACGTGAACATCCCCGGCGGCTCCTACCGGCCGGGCGTTACTCTCGAAAACTACGCGCGATTCCTCGACGTGAGCGCCACGCTCGGCTGGCCGCCGGTCGAGACGAACCTCTATCTCAGACAGCTCTGGCTGACGATCGAAATCTCGCTCGTCACGGCGTTCGCCTCGTTGCTACTCGGCTACCCGATCGCGTACTACCTCGCGCGGATGAACCGGCCGTGGCTCCGGAGCCTGCTGCTGATCACGATCATCTCCTCGCTGTGGGTCACCTACGTCATCCGCGCCTACGCCTGGCAGGTCATCCTGGCTTCCGGCGGGGTTCTGAGCTCGATCGGCGTCAGAACCGGCCTGCTCGCCGAACCCCAGTCGTTCTATCCGGGCTACTGGGGGCTCGTCGTCGGCATGGTGTACGTCTTCTTGCCGTTCATGATCCTCACGCTCTACAGCAGTATCCGAAACATCGACGGCGAACTCCTCGAGGCCTCGAAGAACCTCGGGGCGGGTCCGGTGACGACGTTTCGACGGGTGACGCTACCGCTGTCAAAAAACGGCATCACCAGCGGGATGGCGCTGGTGTTCATCCTCGCGCTCGGGGCGTACGTCATGCCGCGGCTGCTCGGCAGTTCCGCCGAGCGAACGCTGCCGGTGTTGATCGAGGCCCAGATCATGGGCGAGCAGAACTACCCGTTCGCCGCCGCGATGAGCATCGGGCTGATCGTGGTCGTCCTCGCGTTCCTCTGGGCGATGGTCCGGTTCACCAACGTGACGGCCGCCAGTCTCGGCGGCGACGAGGTGGCCGAACCCGACGGTGGAGCGCCCGATTCGACCGCATACGAGTCGTCCGCAGGGACGACGCGAGTCCGGTCTACGCTCGCCTCGGTGGCCTCGGCCGTCGGGCTCACTCGGCTGCTCGGGAGTGCCGGACGCGGGCTCGACAGTGTCGTCACGACGGTCGACGCCCAGACCCGCGAACGGGTGATCTGGACGGCGAGTCGGCTCTACGTGATCGCCGCGATGACGTTCATCGCGGCCCCGCTGGGGATCATCATCGCCGTCTCGGTCACGCCCGAACAGTTCCTCACGTTCCCGCCGGGCGGGTTCTCGATGCAGTGGTACGTCGAGTTCTTCACGGACCCGTCGTGGCTCATCGCGCTGATCAACAGCCTCGGCATCGCCGGAGCCGCCGCACTCCTGAGCACGACGATCGGCGGGACGCTGGCGTTCGCCCTCGACCGGTACGGCTATCGGTGGAGCGCGATCCTGGGAACCTTCGGCGTGCTCCCGATTCTGGTTCCGCCGGTCATCGTCGGCGTGGCGTTTCTCGTCTTCTTCCTCGAGCTCGGCTTCGCGGGGACTCGAGCGGGCATCATCGTTGCCCACGGAATCTTCTACGCCCCGTTCCCGTTCATTCTCATCTCCCAGGGGCTCGACGAACTCGATCGAACCTACGAGGAGGCCGCGATGAACCTCGGTGCGTCCCCGATTAAGACAATTCGGACGATCACGTACCCGCTCTTGCGGGCGAACGTGATCTCGGGCGCGCTGTTCGCGTTCATTCTCTCGCTGAACGAGTACATCATCGCCTGGCTGCTGTCGCTGTTCCTCGTCGATACGATCCCGATCCGGATCTTCAACTCGCTTCGGTACGGCTACTCGCCGACCATCGCGGCCGCGAGCGTGGTCTTCATCGCGCTCACCGTCGTCGTCATGGTCGCGATCGACCATCTCTCCGGAGGGATCTGGGAGTGA
- a CDS encoding ABC transporter ATP-binding protein produces MSGISLSGVTKRYPGGVLAVKGVDIDIESGEFVTLVGPSGCGKTTTLRTIAGFERPTDGTISIDGTDVTDAPPYERNTGMVFQDFALFPHLTIHENVAYGMDVSGDYTDEEIDARVAEMLELVELPGVGDRTPDQLSGGQQQRIALARALAPRPDALLLDEPLASLDKKLREQMQVELRRIQQEVGITTVFVTHNQEEALTMSDRLAVMNDGRFEQVGPPEEVYNDPKTRFVADFLGTANLFDGSVTSVEDGYATVDCSDATIRALGNSVEVGETVSVVARPERLAIDSAGADGATAENTFDATVQFKRHLGSSVEYQLETDDGRELVVARRSGTDERSPGDRVSVRIGPDDCRIVEA; encoded by the coding sequence ATGAGCGGAATCTCACTGTCGGGCGTGACGAAGCGGTACCCGGGTGGTGTGCTCGCGGTCAAGGGGGTAGATATCGACATCGAGAGCGGCGAGTTCGTCACGCTGGTCGGCCCCTCCGGTTGCGGGAAGACGACGACGCTGCGGACCATCGCCGGCTTCGAGCGGCCGACTGACGGGACGATTTCGATCGACGGAACCGATGTCACCGACGCGCCGCCGTACGAGCGCAACACGGGGATGGTGTTTCAGGACTTCGCGCTGTTTCCGCACCTGACCATCCACGAGAACGTCGCCTACGGGATGGACGTCAGCGGCGACTACACGGACGAGGAAATCGACGCGAGAGTCGCGGAGATGCTCGAGCTGGTCGAACTCCCCGGCGTCGGCGACCGAACGCCGGATCAGCTCTCGGGCGGCCAACAACAGCGGATCGCGCTCGCCCGCGCGCTCGCACCGCGGCCGGACGCGCTGTTGCTCGACGAACCGCTCGCGAGCCTCGACAAGAAGCTCCGAGAACAGATGCAAGTCGAGTTGCGCCGGATTCAACAGGAGGTCGGCATCACTACGGTCTTCGTGACGCACAATCAGGAGGAGGCGTTGACGATGTCCGACCGACTGGCGGTGATGAACGACGGCCGTTTCGAACAGGTCGGGCCGCCGGAGGAGGTCTACAACGATCCGAAGACGCGGTTCGTCGCCGACTTCCTCGGAACGGCGAACCTCTTCGACGGCTCCGTGACGAGCGTCGAGGACGGCTACGCGACCGTCGACTGTTCGGACGCCACGATCCGCGCCCTCGGCAACAGCGTCGAGGTCGGCGAGACGGTTTCGGTCGTGGCCCGACCGGAACGGCTCGCGATCGACTCGGCGGGTGCCGACGGCGCAACCGCCGAGAACACGTTCGACGCCACGGTCCAGTTCAAACGACACCTCGGAAGCAGCGTGGAGTACCAACTCGAGACGGACGACGGCCGGGAACTCGTCGTCGCCAGACGAAGCGGGACGGACGAACGGTCGCCCGGCGACCGCGTCTCGGTCCGTATCGGCCCCGACGACTGTCGAATCGTGGAGGCGTAG
- a CDS encoding NrpR regulatory domain-containing protein, whose protein sequence is MTSETDQRTYDTLRLLATHEPVGSVRLTDLLRERGYSITERSVRFTLADLDADGLTEKVGGKGRQLTDAGRAELERGGVRGRVEQVRERLAELIGRVTYDPAADGGDVVVGRVTVPEAERSTVEELLRSIDRSPLGPAPVSIDPVDGDDGTVLELAATSSVTIDGVLLANGIESDLETTGIVEYRPDVESAEDEDTDGVVRGGSIRRFTDVIGGERATLDMVSLLIEARRTTVERVLEGETGLVVADNREIPLSRYETARDLAVETRDGLGGVVDLRRPRESGPFPWGQPGWSFASLTCIGTAELVISAVVEADLALEWETLAGVRRRSELTPVSSR, encoded by the coding sequence ATGACATCCGAGACGGATCAGCGAACCTACGATACGCTCAGGCTGCTCGCAACCCACGAGCCGGTCGGCAGCGTCCGGCTTACGGATCTGCTCCGCGAGCGAGGCTACTCGATCACCGAGCGATCGGTTCGGTTTACCCTCGCCGATCTCGACGCTGACGGCCTGACCGAAAAGGTTGGCGGCAAGGGGCGTCAGCTGACGGATGCGGGGCGTGCCGAACTCGAGCGCGGCGGCGTTCGCGGCCGGGTCGAACAGGTTCGCGAGCGGCTGGCGGAGCTGATCGGGCGGGTTACCTACGATCCGGCGGCCGACGGCGGCGACGTCGTCGTCGGCCGGGTAACCGTCCCCGAAGCCGAGCGATCAACGGTCGAAGAACTCCTCCGATCGATCGATCGCTCCCCGCTCGGCCCGGCGCCGGTCTCGATCGATCCCGTCGACGGAGACGACGGGACGGTGCTCGAACTCGCCGCGACCTCGAGCGTGACGATCGACGGCGTTCTGCTGGCCAACGGCATCGAGTCGGACCTCGAGACGACCGGGATCGTCGAGTATCGGCCCGACGTCGAGTCGGCCGAGGACGAGGATACCGACGGCGTCGTTCGCGGCGGGTCGATCCGGCGGTTCACCGACGTTATCGGGGGCGAACGGGCGACCCTCGACATGGTCTCGCTGTTGATCGAGGCCCGGCGGACGACGGTCGAGCGTGTACTCGAGGGAGAGACCGGACTGGTGGTCGCGGACAACCGGGAGATACCGCTCTCGAGGTACGAGACGGCGCGCGATCTCGCCGTCGAAACCCGCGACGGACTCGGCGGCGTCGTCGACCTCCGGCGACCGCGCGAATCGGGACCGTTCCCGTGGGGCCAGCCGGGCTGGTCGTTCGCCTCGCTGACCTGTATCGGAACCGCAGAGCTCGTTATTTCGGCCGTCGTCGAAGCCGACCTCGCGCTCGAGTGGGAGACCCTCGCCGGAGTTCGGCGGCGGTCCGAACTGACGCCCGTGAGCTCGCGGTAA
- a CDS encoding ABC transporter substrate-binding protein produces the protein MPASDSYGRRTFLRTTAATGSAAAIGGLAGCTGFLDDDDTLTVAVYGGVFQEVMDDVLFEPFNEEVDFEAESQEQPTAEEALSQYDSAVGAGEAPVDIAIMSTVGVLRGLNSDLWHIWDDEDAFENLQYISDDLVEEREGGIASIGALSWYINLVQNTDVFEEPIDSWEALWDDEYEDQLGLLGLASNSFLLDITAEVQFGGQEILEDRDGVEEVFEELEGITDQANFWYENEAEFQQRLQDAEVPAGMLYSDITKVMQEDGAPVQSNFVEEGSVIDSGSWVVLEPSEMVEEAQQFIDYASRPEVQDRLAEGLFTAPVIDREHSELDDETYEEVAGPGPEEAISPYYDLYLEEEEWVNEQWEEFIIG, from the coding sequence ATGCCGGCATCAGACAGCTACGGACGACGGACGTTCCTCCGAACGACGGCGGCAACCGGAAGCGCCGCTGCGATCGGTGGGCTCGCGGGGTGCACGGGGTTTCTCGACGATGACGACACGCTGACCGTCGCGGTGTACGGCGGCGTGTTCCAGGAAGTCATGGACGATGTCCTGTTCGAGCCGTTCAACGAGGAAGTCGACTTCGAAGCCGAATCTCAGGAGCAGCCGACGGCCGAGGAGGCGCTCTCGCAGTACGACAGCGCCGTGGGCGCGGGCGAAGCGCCAGTCGACATCGCGATCATGTCGACGGTCGGCGTCCTCCGCGGACTGAACTCCGACCTCTGGCACATCTGGGACGACGAAGACGCGTTCGAGAACCTCCAGTACATCAGCGACGACCTCGTCGAGGAGCGCGAAGGGGGTATCGCCAGCATCGGCGCGCTCTCGTGGTATATCAACCTCGTGCAGAATACCGACGTGTTCGAGGAGCCGATAGACAGCTGGGAAGCGCTCTGGGACGACGAGTACGAGGATCAGTTGGGGCTGCTCGGACTGGCCTCCAACTCCTTCCTGCTCGACATCACCGCGGAGGTTCAGTTCGGCGGCCAGGAGATCCTCGAGGATCGAGACGGCGTCGAAGAGGTCTTCGAAGAACTCGAGGGCATCACCGACCAGGCGAACTTCTGGTACGAGAACGAGGCCGAGTTCCAGCAGCGCCTCCAGGATGCGGAGGTGCCAGCGGGCATGCTCTACAGCGACATCACCAAAGTCATGCAGGAAGACGGCGCACCCGTCCAGTCGAACTTCGTCGAGGAGGGCTCCGTGATCGACTCCGGCTCGTGGGTCGTCCTCGAGCCCTCGGAGATGGTCGAGGAGGCCCAGCAGTTCATTGACTACGCGAGCCGCCCGGAGGTACAGGACCGGCTCGCGGAGGGCCTCTTTACCGCGCCCGTTATCGACCGGGAACACTCCGAACTCGACGACGAGACCTACGAGGAGGTCGCCGGACCCGGTCCCGAAGAGGCGATCAGCCCCTACTACGATCTCTACCTCGAGGAGGAGGAGTGGGTCAACGAACAGTGGGAAGAGTTCATCATCGGCTAA